In a genomic window of Acidobacteriota bacterium:
- a CDS encoding cupin domain-containing protein produces the protein MRSVFVCLLLLFPLTGRAENRLFVLQGEEAILEVDIDDEGNARQVRAYRERDLPGVFPAQSLEMRDGNILVTYDGQKRPTARLLYRRSQGLTKYDGNPGQASDLAGRRLEKTDTAQNFRSGSRLYSESGGGHYLDRQHLARLQGATGDRYRDLFVLDDAAFGVAADRIDRLSGDDAGALEAKEALAMPGSRLTAAAVSPWGEVFVSDESQPTIHRLRLQDDALIANGTLAHPGLRVPRGLEFTRDGELLVANAGPGPDGVLRFGFETVDFNWRGRPNGGIDLDGKGATDLVLARTVGYVLSEKQTPLIKLSPERAGGHYGISQVGLVLPGKNSEAAIIALVQYEPGGYTPVHYHPDMEQAEIVVSGRAIWEVGEFEREVGPGDVIFCPRYAKHGYKVLGDEPFKFFQLEWRSLGNRYQPADKTIGSR, from the coding sequence ATGCGAAGTGTCTTCGTCTGCCTATTGCTGCTCTTTCCCCTGACCGGCCGGGCCGAGAACCGCCTCTTCGTCCTCCAGGGTGAGGAAGCCATCCTGGAGGTCGACATCGACGACGAAGGAAACGCTCGGCAGGTTCGAGCCTACCGGGAACGCGACCTGCCCGGCGTCTTTCCGGCGCAGTCGCTGGAAATGCGGGACGGAAACATCCTGGTCACCTACGACGGGCAGAAGCGCCCCACGGCCCGGTTGCTGTATCGCCGTTCACAAGGCCTGACGAAGTACGACGGCAACCCGGGACAGGCCTCCGACCTCGCCGGCCGGCGGCTGGAGAAGACCGATACGGCGCAGAATTTCCGTAGTGGCAGCCGGCTCTACTCCGAGAGCGGCGGGGGTCATTACCTCGACCGTCAGCATCTCGCCCGGCTGCAAGGGGCCACCGGAGACCGCTATCGGGACCTCTTCGTTCTGGACGACGCCGCTTTCGGAGTGGCTGCGGACCGGATCGACCGGCTTTCCGGCGACGACGCGGGCGCCCTGGAGGCCAAGGAAGCACTGGCCATGCCGGGCAGCCGGCTGACGGCGGCCGCGGTAAGTCCCTGGGGAGAGGTCTTCGTCTCCGACGAGTCCCAACCCACGATTCACCGGCTTCGGCTTCAGGACGACGCGCTGATTGCCAACGGGACATTGGCCCACCCCGGCCTCCGCGTTCCCCGCGGACTGGAGTTCACCCGGGACGGAGAACTCCTGGTAGCCAACGCGGGACCCGGACCGGACGGTGTGCTCCGTTTCGGATTCGAAACGGTCGACTTCAACTGGAGGGGGAGGCCCAATGGGGGAATCGACCTGGACGGGAAGGGCGCAACCGATCTGGTCCTGGCCCGGACCGTGGGCTACGTCCTCTCGGAGAAGCAGACTCCCCTGATCAAGCTGAGCCCGGAGCGGGCGGGAGGCCACTACGGGATCTCCCAGGTGGGGCTGGTGCTTCCGGGTAAGAACTCGGAGGCCGCCATCATCGCCCTGGTCCAGTACGAGCCGGGCGGCTACACACCGGTGCACTACCACCCGGACATGGAGCAGGCGGAGATCGTGGTCTCGGGCCGGGCAATCTGGGAGGTCGGCGAGTTCGAGCGGGAGGTGGGCCCCGGGGACGTGATCTTCTGCCCCCGCTACGCCAAGCACGGCTACAAGGTGCTGGGAGACGAACCCTTCAAGTTCTTCCAACTGGAATGGCGGAGCCTGGGCAACCGGTACCAACCCGCGGACAAGACCATAGGTAGCCGGTGA
- a CDS encoding aspartate aminotransferase family protein gives MTSTKTMTSNKTELLTQDRAHLIHPLHDRNLQERGHVWVKGEGAVLTDADGREYIDGLAGLWNVVAGHGRRELARAASGQMEQLGYCSGYAGSSNPPAIRLAQRISDITYPSISRFFFTSGGGESTESCVKTARYYWKLLGYPHKTKVISRQWGYHGVTLAAMSATGITAYWPMFEPRVPGFIHVPSPYPYRYEAPAGADPAVAAADELEKAILREGPDTVAMFLAEPVQGAGGVIVPPDGYFQRIREICDRYDVLLVSDEVITGFGRTGRMFGLEHWDIEPDMIQYAKALTSGYFPLGGIGVSERIAEVMDEGKSTWMHAYTYSAHPVGCAVALANLDIIEGEDFPAQAAEKGRYLLDGLQSALGGHPHVGEVRGLGLMAGIELVQDKATKAEFSASEKVGIRVHQAAQERGLFSRLRQDVFCLAPPVIISRSQIDRVVEIMTESVGEVLG, from the coding sequence ATGACGAGCACCAAGACCATGACCAGCAACAAGACCGAACTGCTGACCCAGGACCGGGCCCATCTGATCCATCCCCTGCACGACCGCAATCTGCAGGAGCGGGGGCATGTCTGGGTCAAGGGGGAAGGCGCCGTCCTGACGGACGCCGACGGACGGGAATACATCGACGGTCTGGCAGGACTCTGGAACGTGGTGGCCGGCCACGGACGGCGGGAGCTGGCCCGGGCCGCCTCCGGACAGATGGAGCAACTGGGATACTGTTCCGGTTACGCCGGAAGCTCCAACCCGCCCGCCATCCGGCTGGCCCAGCGGATTTCGGATATCACGTACCCGAGCATCTCCAGGTTCTTCTTCACTTCAGGCGGCGGCGAGTCCACCGAGAGCTGCGTCAAGACGGCCCGTTACTACTGGAAGCTCCTGGGCTATCCGCACAAGACCAAGGTGATCTCCAGGCAGTGGGGGTATCACGGGGTCACACTGGCCGCCATGAGCGCCACCGGGATCACCGCCTACTGGCCCATGTTCGAGCCCCGGGTGCCCGGTTTCATTCACGTTCCGTCTCCCTACCCCTACCGCTACGAGGCCCCGGCCGGGGCCGACCCCGCCGTGGCCGCGGCCGACGAGCTGGAGAAGGCCATCCTGCGGGAGGGTCCCGACACGGTGGCCATGTTCCTGGCCGAACCGGTCCAGGGCGCCGGCGGCGTCATCGTTCCGCCCGATGGCTATTTTCAGCGCATCCGGGAAATCTGCGACCGGTACGACGTGCTCCTAGTCTCCGACGAGGTCATCACCGGTTTCGGGCGGACCGGGCGCATGTTCGGCCTGGAGCACTGGGACATCGAGCCGGACATGATCCAGTACGCCAAGGCGTTGACCTCCGGATACTTTCCTCTGGGGGGAATCGGCGTCAGCGAGCGGATCGCCGAGGTCATGGACGAAGGAAAGTCGACCTGGATGCACGCCTACACCTACAGCGCCCACCCCGTCGGCTGCGCCGTCGCGCTGGCCAATCTGGACATCATCGAGGGAGAGGACTTCCCGGCCCAGGCCGCCGAGAAGGGGCGCTATCTGCTGGACGGCCTGCAGTCGGCGCTGGGAGGCCATCCCCACGTGGGCGAGGTCCGCGGTCTGGGCCTCATGGCCGGAATCGAACTGGTCCAGGACAAGGCGACCAAGGCGGAGTTTTCCGCCTCCGAGAAGGTGGGGATCCGGGTCCACCAGGCGGCCCAGGAGCGGGGGCTCTTCAGCCGCCTGCGGCAGGACGTCTTCTGCCTGGCTCCGCCCGTCATCATCAGCCGGTCGCAAATCGACCGTGTCGTCGAGATCATGACCGAGTCCGTGGGCGAGGTCCTGGGTTAG